The Lycium barbarum isolate Lr01 chromosome 9, ASM1917538v2, whole genome shotgun sequence genome has a segment encoding these proteins:
- the LOC132611326 gene encoding adenine/guanine permease AZG1: MDVESAIPQPPSNGGQSTITRLNDYVAQSRVGKRFKLKERNTNFTTELRAGTTTFLTMAYILAVNASILSDSGGTCSVSDCIPLCSDPTVSPINCPNNPNLRLITPDASCKFEPVNPGYASCLEKTRKDLIVATVASSLIGCVIMGVLANLPLALAPGMGTNAYFAYTVVGFHGSGSVSYQSALAAVFIEGILFLLISAIGLRAKLAKLIPKPVRISSGAGIGLFLAFIGLQNNQGIGLIGYSPSTLITLAGCPRSSRAGVAPVMAAVNGTMTLIPGGTVSGDILCLHDRMESPTLWLGIVGFVIISYCLSKNIKGAMIYGIIFVTAISWFRNTKVTAFPNTQSGDSAFEYFKKVVDVHKIESTAGALSFKSIGKGYFWEALITFLYVDILDTTGTLYSMARFAGFADDNGDFEGQYFAFMSDASAIVIGSLLGTSPVTAFIESSTGIKEGGRTGMTALTAAGYFFLAFFFTPLLASIPAWAVGPPLILVGVMMMKSVVEVEWDDMRQAIPAFMTLILTPLTYSIAYGLIGGIGCYIVLHLGDWSMGWLRKFGVIKGSTSNIIVLDNDVKEIRNI, from the coding sequence ATGGACGTGGAGTCTGCGATACCACAACCACCATCGAACGGTGGACAATCTACGATAACCCGTCTGAATGACTACGTGGCACAAAGTAGAGTCGGCAAGCGTTTCAAACTCAAAGAACGTAACACAAATTTCACCACTGAGCTTCGTGCTGGTACCACTACCTTCTTAACCATGGCGTATATATTAGCCGTTAACGCTTCTATTTTATCGGACTCGGGCGGTACTTGTTCCGTTTCTGATTGTATTCCGTTATGTTCCGACCCTACTGTCTCACCTATCAACTGCCCCAACAACCCTAATCTCCGTTTAATAACTCCTGATGCTTCATGTAAATTTGAACCTGTTAACCCTGGTTACGCTTCTTGTCTTGAGAAAACCCGTAAAGACTTGATTGTAGCAACGGTTGCTTCTTCTCTTATCGGGTGTGTTATTATGGGTGTTTTAGCAAATTTGCCATTGGCATTAGCTCCTGGAATGGGTACTAATGCTTACTTTGCTTACACGGTTGTCGGTTTTCATGGTTCTGGAAGTGTGTCCTATCAAAGCGCATTAGCTGCGGTTTTCATTGAAGGGATTCTCTTTTTACTCATATCCGCTATTGGTTTACGGGCTAAGCTAGCTAAGCTGATACCCAAACCAGTACGAATATCCTCCGGTGCCGGTATTGGACTTTTTCTTGCTTTCATTGGGCTACAAAATAATCAAGGTATTGGTCTTATTGGTTACAGTCCATCAACACTGATAACACTTGCAGGCTGCCCGAGATCATCTCGGGCAGGTGTAGCTCCGGTAATGGCTGCCGTTAATGGAACCATGACACTCATCCCTGGCGGCACTGTTTCTGGTGATATTTTATGTTTGCATGATCGTATGGAAAGTCCAACACTTTGGCTAGGTATAGTGGGGTTCGTTATAATATCTTATTGTTTGTCTAAAAACATTAAAGGTGCAATGATTTATGGGATCATCTTCGTAACGGCTATTTCTTGGTTTAGAAATACTAAAGTTACTGCCTTTCCTAACACTCAATCAGGGGATTCCGCGTTTGAATATTTCAAGAAAGTTGTGGATGTTCACAAAATAGAGAGCACAGCAGGGGCTTTGAGTTTTAAAAGTATAGGTAAAGGTTATTTTTGGGAAGCTTTGATAACATTTTTATACGTAGATATATTAGATACTACTGGAACTTTGTATTCAATGGCACGTTTTGCCGGTTTCGCTGACGATAACGGTGATTTCGAAGGGCAATATTTTGCCTTCATGTCAGATGCATCAGCTATTGTGATTGGATCACTGTTAGGGACGTCACCAGTAACGGCGTTTATCGAATCGTCAACGGGTATAAAGGAAGGAGGAAGAACAGGTATGACGGCGTTAACGGCAGCAGGGTATTTTTTCCTAGCGTTTTTTTTCACGCCGTTATTGGCGTCTATACCGGCTTGGGCCGTTGGGCCGCCTTTAATACTGGTTGGAGTGATGATGATGAAGTCTGTGGTGGAAGTGGAGTGGGATGACATGAGGCAAGCGATACCGGCTTTTATGACCTTAATTCTAACGCCGTTAACTTATTCAATTGCTTATGGTTTGATCGGTGGAATTGGGTGTTACATTGTTTTGCATTTAGGGGATTGGAGTATGGGGTGGTTgaggaaatttggggtaattaAGGGGTCAACAAGTAATATAATTGTTTTAGATAATGACGTTAAGGAGATTAGAAATATTTAA